The Mauremys mutica isolate MM-2020 ecotype Southern chromosome 1, ASM2049712v1, whole genome shotgun sequence genome has a segment encoding these proteins:
- the LOC123362960 gene encoding olfactory receptor 52R1-like: MSNSNTTDFTNPSIFILLGIPGLERAHVWISIPFCTMYAIAILGNFTILFIVKREPSLHGPMYYFLCMLAITDLVLSTSVLPKMLAIFWFNSREIDFNACLTQLYFIHCFSGMESGIFVAMGFDRYVAICHPLRHSTILTNPVVAKIGLAVVLRSVMFTLPYPFLVKHWPYCRTNIIPEPFCAHTSVVKLACGDTQVSSYYGLFVLLCGMGLDGIFIAMSYTQILRAIFSLPTKDARLKTFGTCVSHLCVILTFYIPGLFSSLTYRFGHNVPLHFHVLIGNMKLLVPPMLNPIIYGVRTKEIRDRLLRFITHKE, encoded by the coding sequence ATGTCAAATTCCAacacaaccgacttcaccaacccctccatcTTCATCCTGCTGGGTATTCCTGGCCTGGAGAGAGCCCATGTCTGGatatccatccccttctgcaccatgtacgcaatagccatcttggggaattTCACCATCCTATTCATTGTCAagagggagccgagcctccacgggcccatgtactatttcctctgcatgctggccatcaccgaCCTGGTCCTGTCTACGTCCGTCCTGCCCAAAATGCTGGCAATCTTTTGGTTCAATTCCAGAGAGATCGATTTCaatgcctgcctcacccagctatacttcattcactgcttctcgggaatggagtctgggatcttcgTGGCCATGGGTTtcgatcgctatgtggccatctgccatcccctgagacattccaccatcctgacaaacccaGTGGTGGCCAAGATcggcctggccgtggtgctgcgtaGTGTCATGTTCACACTGCCCTATCCCTTCCTGGTAAAACattggccatattgcagaaccaacatcatccctgAGCCATTCTGCGCACACACAtccgtggtgaagctggcctgtggcGACACCCAGGTCAGCAGTTACTATGGTCTCTTTGTGCTATTGTGTGGAATGGGTCTGGATGGGATTTTTATTGCCAtgtcctatacccagatcctcagggccatcttcagcctccccacaaaggacgcccggctcaagacttttggaacctgcgtctcccacctctgtgtcatcttaaccttttacatcccaggcctcttctcctccctcacgTACCGTTTTGGACACaatgtgcccctgcatttccatGTTCTTATTGGCAACATGAAACTACTGGTGCCCCCCATGCtgaaccccatcatctatggggtgaggaccaaggagatccgggacaggctgctccggtTCATTACTCATaaggaatga